A portion of the Bradysia coprophila strain Holo2 unplaced genomic scaffold, BU_Bcop_v1 contig_297, whole genome shotgun sequence genome contains these proteins:
- the LOC119078860 gene encoding polypeptide N-acetylgalactosaminyltransferase 3 isoform X2 → MQQKFQINRFNLMASDRMPLNRSLPDVRKKLCIQKSYPSDLPRTSIIIVFHNEAWSVLMRTVWSVINRSPKNLLEEILLVDDASDRDFLKHSLDDYVAKLPVKTVVLRQTTREGLVAARLLGAKHANGEVLTFLDAHCECSIGWLQPLLASIKENRRTVPCPVIDIISDNNFGYIKSFELHWGAFNWQLHFRWYLLGANELNKRKTDVIAPFPTPAMAGGLFSIEKAYFYEIGSYDERMKIWGGDNLEMSFRIWQCGGRIEIVPCSHVGHLFRKSSPYTFPGGISNVLNENLVRTAKVWMDDWAQFFYKFFNVPATLIDGIDVTQRQMLRKSLKCQNFEWYLTNIWQDHFFPTDDRFFGKIMLIDTSSEQHYEYLNRMRNFDLSRFHDWSYAIDYFNRRTSEFSQIFKTQNGLCIQKPNSQDATNAPYGQAKLSVCGNATHVEDFFVVTNEGQIMTNEGICVDAVEKGATETNSSMVRIVTCAESNRQKWLYNVKTQQIVQGISNFCLTADQSVEKNLDNFSRLTNESFNVTLSVCNESKLQKWILLPFKWKA, encoded by the exons ATGCAACAGAAATTCCAAATCAATCGCTTCAATTTAATGGCAAGTGATCGAATGCCGTTGAATCGTTCACTGCCGGATGttcggaaaaaatt ATGCATCCAAAAATCGTATCCATCCGATCTGCCGAGAACATCGATCATTATCGTTTTTCACAACGAGGCCTGGTCGGTTCTGATGCGAACCGTTTGGAGTGTGATCAATCGATCaccgaaaaatttattggaagAAATTTTACTGGTTGACGATGCTAGTGATCGAG atTTTCTGAAACATTCGCTGGACGATTATGTTGCGAAATTACCGGTTAAAACTGTTGTACTGAGGCAAACCACCAGAGAAGGATTGGTAGCCGCTCGGTTGCTCGGAGCTAAACATGCCAATGGAGAG GTCCTAACATTTCTCGACGCCCATTGCGAGTGTTCCATTGGATGGTTGCAACCGCTTCTCGCCAGTATAAAGGAAAATCGACGTACGGTGCCGTGTCCCGTTATTGACATTATCTCTGACAATAACTTCGGCTACATAAAAAGCTTTGAACTGCACTGGGGTGCCTTCAATTGGCAACTTCATTTCAG ATGGTACCTCCTTGGAGCGAACGAATTGAATAAACGTAAGACTGATGTAATTGCACCGTTCCCCACACCAGCAATGGCAg GTGGCCTGTTTTCGATCGAAAAAGCTTACTTTTATGAAATCGGATCGTACGACGAAAGAATGAAG atCTGGGGCGGTGACAATCTCGAAATGTCGTTCCGAATATGGCAATGTGGTGGACGAATCGAAATAGTTCCATGCTCGCATGTCGGTCATTTGTTTCGCAAGAGTTCGCCGTACACATTTCCCGGCGGCATCAGTAACGTTCTGAATGAGAATTTGGTGCGAACGGCCAAGGTGTGGATGGATGATTGGGCTCagtttttctacaaatttttcaatgttcCCGCAACGTTGATCGATGGGATA GACGTTACACAACGGCAAATGCTGCGGAAAAGTTTGAAATGCCAGAACTTCGAGTGGTATTTGACGAACATTTGGCAGGACCACTTCTTCCCAACGGATGATCGATTTTTCGGCAAGATAATGCTGATTGACACCAGCTCAGAGCAACACTACGAATATTTGAATCGAATGCGTAACTTTGATCTGTCTCGCTTCCATGACTGGTCATATGCCATCGACTACTTCAATCGAAGAACCAGCGAATtctctcaaattttcaaaactcaAAACGGACTTTGCATTCAGAAACCGAACAGTCAAGATGCGACAAATGCTCCGTACGGACAAGCAAAGCTTTCGGTGTGTGGGAATGCCACTCACGTGGAGGATTTCTTTGTCGTCACAAACGAGGGACAG ATCATGACCAACGAAGGCATTTGTGTCGATGCGGTTGAAAAGGGTGCCACCGAAACCAATTCTTCGATGGTCCGCATAGTCACCTGTGCCGAATCGAACCGACAGAAATGGCTGTACAATGTAAAAACGCAACAGATCGTCCAAGGAATATCGAATTTCTGCCTAACCGCTGACCAGAGTGTTGAAAAGAATTTGGACAATTTTTCTCGGCTGACTAACGAATCGTTCAATGTAACGTTAAGTGTGTGCAATGAGAGTAAACTGCaaaaatggattttgcttCCGTTCAAATGGAAGGCCTAA
- the LOC119078858 gene encoding bromodomain-containing protein DDB_G0280777, which translates to MREKDHSPRKMLPSPKQGCVYPLLGTNLSHILQGPYDLSTTSRSTTASLLHQPNNDQPLDLRVDRKKVLLIQHRLEDENQNFIIKDEPPSPGGFNNNNNNNNNNNNNNNNNNNNNNVPNNNIETKKKFSYLTFKDDIRIPHLPTSGPVMFPSPATIHPLMLEAMAKAARLPFSYRPPFMPPRHPTNFDLLRIKQEQFPVMPQLLSANHLTNNSNGSNNLNGNVNNNNSSMINNNNNNNNNETTPNANTTNAAVNKNKDRYSCKFCGKVFPRSANLTRHLRTHTGEQPYKCKYCERSFSISSNLQRHVRNIHNKERPFKCALCERCFGQQTNLDRHLKKHEADAASLGLGIDERLRNARRNNRGIPEESYFEEIRSFMGKVTQLPLTSLRSTNDALSSRSSSPSEPGSGLHSYQDDHLSQHSDDHVKVT; encoded by the coding sequence ATGCGAGAAAAAGACCATTCACCAAGAAAAATGCTTCCCAGTCCGAAACAAGGATGCGTCTATCCACTATTGGGAACGAATTTGTCGCACATATTACAGGGTCCATACGATCTGTCGACAACGAGCCGATCGACGACCGCTAGCTTACTACATCAACCAAATAACGATCAGCCGCTGGACTTGCGAGTGGACCGAAAGAAAGTTTTGCTCATACAGCATCGGTTAGaagatgaaaatcaaaattttattattaaagatGAGCCGCCGAGTCCGGGAGgttttaacaacaacaacaacaataataataacaataacaataataacaacaacaacaacaacaataacaatgttcccaacaataatatcgaaacgaaaaagaaatttagttACCTTACCTTCAAAGACGACATTCGGATACCGCATTTGCCAACGTCGGGCCCAGTGATGTTTCCCTCACCCGCTACCATTCATCCACTAATGTTAGAAGCCATGGCCAAAGCTGCAAGACTGCCATTCTCCTATCGTCCACCATTCATGCCACCACGACATCCGACAAATTTCGATCTACTACGAATTAAGCAAGAACAATTCCCTGTGATGCCTCAGCTACTGTCCGCCAACCATTTGACCAACAACAGCAACGGTAGCAATAACttaaatggaaatgtaaataacaATAATAGCAGCATGatcaacaataacaacaacaacaacaataacgaaACGACGCCGAATGCGAATACAACAAACGCTGCtgtgaacaaaaacaaagaccGATACTCGTGCAAATTTTGTGGTAAAGTGTTCCCTAGATCAGCGAATCTGACGCGTCACTTACGGACGCACACCGGCGAGCAACCGTACAAATGTAAATACTGCGAACGTTCATTTAGCATATCGAGCAATTTACAGCGACATGTGCGTAACATACACAACAAAGAGCGACCATTCAAATGTGCCTTGTGCGAACGATGCTTCGGACAGCAAACGAACCTAGATCGTCATTTGAAGAAGCACGAAGCTGACGCTGCATCGCTCGGTCTTGGCATCGACGAACGACTGCGCAATGCCCGACGAAATAATCGCGGCATACCGGAAGAATCGTATTTCGAAGAGATACGATCGTTTATGGGTAAAGTGACCCAGTTACCATTGACGTCATTACGGTCAACCAACGATGCGCTTTCGTCACGAAGCTCATCACCGTCGGAGCCCGGTTCCGGACTACATTCATACCAAGATGATCATTTAAGTCAGCACAGTGATGACCATGTCAAAGTTACCTGA
- the LOC119078614 gene encoding uncharacterized protein LOC119078614 yields the protein MKNTKELSSDSDTDIEKRQRKWQHQRQQKGNKKPKKRGQSNGNGNGKDSDDDFVSTKKVYNSPPKLPNVAAVGRRKNVIPKKPPVSSNVNVNVLDSPPKLPNVAAAPKKPPVSSAAINAALLNATTKDRSSSPSNATAASNLAINITSHRNTTSSIIGSGRTGSTQEVAHPLPIRQSPPPMEYGSEWDTDGEATIAQLKQMQRKRPSKKAHSTSTKPEVKQTPVQSNRKRAASTDEASDAVEATTKRSTSTKRSKASKRSKATKTQQDSADEAGDADEETTKRSTSTKRSKASKRSKVTKTQQDSADEAGDADEATTKRSTSTKRSKASKAQQRKDDDENGNRAVIQTQLEEIIFLGNVFDKSIRRFTCPFATCNVNYSTFLNLKNHVKKTHEETLQKPIETDTNNWRRIQNANNRFDITTVKQKLRPLIIDGETIIKKQRVLEPLATEKTEVATKVFDIMNKQAVELSKLAILFSSLVYFDVYNTISDPENGNEIDRIFEEEFNWKEMILEFKQFQRNTAKAKKPRPDIHNTFFDLCRKYDVETYFTETSQNAWNSIVDTFATNFKTNITTHLYSRIRKWLAFKLRDGKKKKDVCGKENRKDINNKIYHTIKFLFDSEKCTQAEEVQHELICELQKICQFPNFNHGGRSYFERLRYDFKEDGDDDLGKPKRKRKCAAPKKTTKKSKKKKKKTQNNGPRLNWFQMVPAMVRLQRRIYEINLSRKQTLIDAGIIKEKKKRKRKRKRKRKRKNESKPEPSSTENKRQAGGTKKKREIDPEATHYAKLPNFIVVPQNSFHTMHFPIDTKALFDILKNLPQFKAILNQAEFLELQIDDDPNRKTTNPFWYFLFNIQKMETATKKFGGRITTNGSDVSIQYCKLRKEKELTKAEILEMASNRKRKHDVIDSDSESESEDDDDDDDDNAKTIKTDPAIVSALTNITNMEDLSVSGVDLGVRNVAATVIRKWSKSSDGYEVHESNVLHKSKDYHYKAGFARRQRKGKKLHGEFDERYQKDRQSQPIEPSQRSPDYIKFLDSRLKWFNEGTATYMQRVVTNVKFDKFRSTQKQMMAMAKEIVGDINVHDKATTQPSKIRVVFVGNCSTPANSTIKGHRRSPGNAPIVRYLKQIPQTYVDATIDEYCTTKKCSRCYETLDDVEFSKERLKLCHNCKLAENSTSTNLVSTYQRKKVIAEAMIPITEDYPKPTQFERAQRVAMERTKRWSFGDKMRMAARIKLKSTTYTVNTTATLKHLYWNRDGNAARNIMQLGLCQYNDCLPIEFNKDEAFQRPKKKD from the exons atgAAAAACACAAAGGAATTAAGTTCGGACTCGGACACAGACATTGAGAAACGGCAAAGAAAATGGCAACATCAACGCCAGCAAAAAGGCAATAAAAAACCGAAGAAACGAG GTCAAAGCAACGGTAACGGTAACGGCAAAGATTCAGACGATGATTTCGTGtcaacgaaaaaagtttaca ATTCGCCGCCAAAGCTTCCGAATGTGGCTGCAGTAGGCCGACGAAAGAACGTCATTCCGAAGAAACCACCCGTCAGTAGCaatgttaacgttaacgttcTAGATTCGCCGCCGAAGCTGCCGAATGTGGCTGCAGCTCCGAAGAAACCACCCGTCAGTAGTGCTGCCATAAATGCCGCTCTCCTAAATGCAACGACAAAAGATCGCTCCTCATCGCCAAGTAATGCTACAGCTGCATCTAATCTAGCCATCAATATTACCTCTCACCGAAATACCACGTCCAGCATCATTGGTAGCGGTCGAACAGGTAGTACGCAAGAAGTGGCACATCCATTACCCATTCGACAGTCGCCTCCCCCTATGGAATACGGATCCGAATGGGACACGGATGGAGAAGCAACTATTGCGCAACTAAAACAGATGCAACGGAAACGACCGAGCAAAAAGGCTCACTCCACTTCAACGAAACCTGAAGTGAAGCAGACGCCAGTTCAGTCCAACCGTAAACGTGCTGCATCCACTGATGAGGCTAGTGATGCTGTTGAAGCAACTACGAAACGGTCAACGTCAACGAAACGGTCAAAGGCATCGAAACGGTCAAAGGCAACGAAAACGCAGCAAGACAGTGCAGATGAGGCTGGTGATGCTGATGAAGAAACTACGAAACGGTCAACGTCAACAAAACGGTCAAAGGCATCGAAGCGGTCAAAGGTAACGAAAACGCAGCAAGACAGTGCTGATGAGGCTGGTGATGCTGATGAAGCAACTACGAAACGGTCAACGTCAACGAAACGGTCAAAGGCATCGAAAGCTCAGCAAAGAAAAGACGACGATGAAAATGGCAACCGGGCCGTGATACAAACGCAactcgaagaaatcatttttctcgGAAACGTTTTCGATAAATCGATACGCCGATTTACGTGTCCATTTGCCACTTGTAACGTCAATTATTCAACGTTCCTCAATCTAAAGAATCACGTCAAGAAGACTCACGAAGAAACTTTGCAAAAACCCATCGAGACGGACACGAACAATTGGCGACGAATACAGAATGCAAACAACAGATTCGACATCACTACGGTCAAGCAAAAACTGCGTCCTTTAATTATCGACGGTGAAACGATAATTAAGAAGCAAAGAGTACTGGAACCACTAGCGACGGAAAAGACGGAAGTTGCGACGAAAGTGTTCGATATAATGAACAAACAGGCTGTAGAATTGTCCAAACTggcaattttgttttccagCCTCGTTTACTTCGACGTCTACAACACAATCAGCGACCCAGAAAACGGCAACGAAATCGATCGTATATTCGAAGAAGAGTTCAATTGgaaagaaatgattttggaatttaagcaatttcaaagaaatactGCTAAAGCAAAGAAACCTCGACCGGATATACACAATACGTTCTTCGATCTCTGCAGAAAGTACGATGTGGAAACGTATTTCACGGAAACGTCCCAAAATGCGTGGAACTCGATTGTGGATACATTTgcgaccaatttcaaaacgaataTAACCACTCATTTATATTCACGAATAAGGAAATGGTTAGCTTTCAAGCTACGAGATgggaaaaagaagaaggacGTATGTGGCAAAGAGAATCGAAAGgatatcaacaacaaaatctaCCACACCATCAAATTCCTATTCGATTCGGAAAAATGCACTCAAGCAGAGGAAGTGCAGCACGAGCTAATATGCGAATTGCAGAAAATTTGCCAATTTCCCAATTTCAATCATGGCGGCAGATCGTATTTTGAACGACTTCGATACGATTTTAAAGAGGATGGTGATGACGACTTAGGAAAACCGAAACGGAAACGGAAATGTGCAGCTCCAAAGAAAACCACaaagaaatcgaagaaaaagaaaaagaagacaCAAAACAATGGCCCACGTCTTAACTGGTTTCAAATGGTTCCAGCAATGGTAAGGTTGCAACGTCGTATATACGAGATCAATTTGTCACGAAAACAAACTTTGATTGATGCCGGCataataaaggaaaaaaagaaacggaaACGCAAACGGAAACgcaaacgaaaaagaaaaaacgagTCGAAACCAGAACCATCTTCTACTGAAAACAAACGTCAGGCTGGTGGGACGAAAAAGAAACGTGAAATCGATCCAGAGGCAACACATTATGCAAAGCTACCTAATTTCATAGTCGTGCCACAAAACAGCTTCCACACTATGCACTTTCCAATTGACACGAAAGCATTGTTCGACATCCTGAAAAACCTTCCACAATTCAAGGCTATCCTGAATCAGGCCGAATTTTTGGAACTACAAATCGACGACGATCCAAATAGAAAAACCACGAATCCGTTCTGGTATTTCCTGTTcaacattcagaaaatggaAACGGCAACGAAGAAATTTGGAGGAAGGATTACGACCAACGGCAGCGACGTGTCAATCCAATATTGCAAGCTACGGAAAGAAAAAGAACTCACCAAAgctgaaattctcgaaatgGCAAGCAATAGGAAACGGAAACACGATGTGATTGATTCAGATTCAGAGTCTGAATCGGaagacgatgatgatgatgatgatgataacgCAAAGACCATAAA AACCGATCCAGCAATTGTCTCCGCTTTGACGAACATCACCAATATGGAAGATTTGAGTGTTTCTGGTGTCGACTTAGGCGTCCGCAATGTTGCCGCGACAGTAATACGGAAATGGAGCAAATCATCCGACGGCTACGAAGTTCATGAGTCCAATGTGTTGCACAAATCGAAAGATTACCACTATAAAGCAG GATTCGCTAGACGTCAACGAAAAGGCAAGAAACTGCATGGAGAATTCGATGAACGTTACCAGAAGGATAGACAAAGCCAACCCATAGAGCCATCGCAACGATCACCTGATTATATCAAATTTCTGGATTCCAGACTGAAATGGTTCAACGAGGGCACAGCCACATATATGCAACGAGTGGTAACAAACGTAAAGTTCGATAAGTTTCGTTCGACGCAAAAGCAAATGATGGCAATGGCAAAGGAGATTGTTGGCGACATAAACGTTCACGACAAAGCAACGACACAACCGAGCAAAATACGTGTAGTCTTCGTGGGCAACTGTTCAACACCGGCAAATTCAACAATCAAAGGTCATAGGCGGTCACCCGGAAATGCACCAATCGTCCGTTATTTGAAGCAGATCCCGCAAACGTATGTTGACGCCACCATCGATGAATATTGTACAACGAAGAAGTGTAGTCGATGCTACGAAACGCTCGACGATGTAGAGTTTTCTAAAGAACGGCTTAAATTATGCCATAATTGTAAGCTGGCAGAGAATTCCACGTCAACGAATCTAGTATCGACATACCAACGGAAAAAAGTTATCGCAGAAGCAATGATTCCGATCACAGAAGATTATCCCAAACCGACACAGTTCGAGAGGGCGCAACGAGTTGcaatggaacgaacaaaacgatggtcgttTGGCGATAAGATGAGAATGGCTGCGCGTATTAAACTAAAATCAACCACCTACACAGTTAATACAACGGCAACGCTAAAGCATTTGTATTGGAACCGAGACGGCAACGCAGCACGCAATATAATGCAGTTGGGTCTGTGCCAATACAACGATTGTCTCCCCATTGAATTCAACAAAGACGAGGCATTCCAGCGACCGAAAAAGAAAGATTAA
- the LOC119078860 gene encoding polypeptide N-acetylgalactosaminyltransferase 3 isoform X1 encodes MWIRCLKIRKKSIAFVFVALCASLFFYLCLLRLAEFLIARRFVENDHLKRARYRDNRSPNIVVAHYIGSGNLFGNVSNESLNRNDFSPVSGEGDNGKPVILPAKDVLKMQQKFQINRFNLMASDRMPLNRSLPDVRKKLCIQKSYPSDLPRTSIIIVFHNEAWSVLMRTVWSVINRSPKNLLEEILLVDDASDRDFLKHSLDDYVAKLPVKTVVLRQTTREGLVAARLLGAKHANGEVLTFLDAHCECSIGWLQPLLASIKENRRTVPCPVIDIISDNNFGYIKSFELHWGAFNWQLHFRWYLLGANELNKRKTDVIAPFPTPAMAGGLFSIEKAYFYEIGSYDERMKIWGGDNLEMSFRIWQCGGRIEIVPCSHVGHLFRKSSPYTFPGGISNVLNENLVRTAKVWMDDWAQFFYKFFNVPATLIDGIDVTQRQMLRKSLKCQNFEWYLTNIWQDHFFPTDDRFFGKIMLIDTSSEQHYEYLNRMRNFDLSRFHDWSYAIDYFNRRTSEFSQIFKTQNGLCIQKPNSQDATNAPYGQAKLSVCGNATHVEDFFVVTNEGQIMTNEGICVDAVEKGATETNSSMVRIVTCAESNRQKWLYNVKTQQIVQGISNFCLTADQSVEKNLDNFSRLTNESFNVTLSVCNESKLQKWILLPFKWKA; translated from the exons ATGTGGATTAGATGCCTTAAAATACGCAAGAAATCCATTGCTTTCGTATTCGTTGCACTGTGTGCGAGTTTATTTTTCTACCTATGTCTTCTACGGCTAGCCGAATTCCTCATTGCTCGCCGATTTGTCGAAAA TGATCATCTCAAACGTGCAAGGTACAGAGATAATCGGAGTCCTAACATTGTTGTCGCTCATTACATTGGAAGTGGCAATTTATTCGGAAACGTTTCCAACG AATCGCTCAACCGCAATGACTTCTCGCCCGTATCCGGCGAAGGAGATAACGGCAAACCGGTTATTTTACCAGCAAAAGACGTACTGAAAATGCAACAGAAATTCCAAATCAATCGCTTCAATTTAATGGCAAGTGATCGAATGCCGTTGAATCGTTCACTGCCGGATGttcggaaaaaatt ATGCATCCAAAAATCGTATCCATCCGATCTGCCGAGAACATCGATCATTATCGTTTTTCACAACGAGGCCTGGTCGGTTCTGATGCGAACCGTTTGGAGTGTGATCAATCGATCaccgaaaaatttattggaagAAATTTTACTGGTTGACGATGCTAGTGATCGAG atTTTCTGAAACATTCGCTGGACGATTATGTTGCGAAATTACCGGTTAAAACTGTTGTACTGAGGCAAACCACCAGAGAAGGATTGGTAGCCGCTCGGTTGCTCGGAGCTAAACATGCCAATGGAGAG GTCCTAACATTTCTCGACGCCCATTGCGAGTGTTCCATTGGATGGTTGCAACCGCTTCTCGCCAGTATAAAGGAAAATCGACGTACGGTGCCGTGTCCCGTTATTGACATTATCTCTGACAATAACTTCGGCTACATAAAAAGCTTTGAACTGCACTGGGGTGCCTTCAATTGGCAACTTCATTTCAG ATGGTACCTCCTTGGAGCGAACGAATTGAATAAACGTAAGACTGATGTAATTGCACCGTTCCCCACACCAGCAATGGCAg GTGGCCTGTTTTCGATCGAAAAAGCTTACTTTTATGAAATCGGATCGTACGACGAAAGAATGAAG atCTGGGGCGGTGACAATCTCGAAATGTCGTTCCGAATATGGCAATGTGGTGGACGAATCGAAATAGTTCCATGCTCGCATGTCGGTCATTTGTTTCGCAAGAGTTCGCCGTACACATTTCCCGGCGGCATCAGTAACGTTCTGAATGAGAATTTGGTGCGAACGGCCAAGGTGTGGATGGATGATTGGGCTCagtttttctacaaatttttcaatgttcCCGCAACGTTGATCGATGGGATA GACGTTACACAACGGCAAATGCTGCGGAAAAGTTTGAAATGCCAGAACTTCGAGTGGTATTTGACGAACATTTGGCAGGACCACTTCTTCCCAACGGATGATCGATTTTTCGGCAAGATAATGCTGATTGACACCAGCTCAGAGCAACACTACGAATATTTGAATCGAATGCGTAACTTTGATCTGTCTCGCTTCCATGACTGGTCATATGCCATCGACTACTTCAATCGAAGAACCAGCGAATtctctcaaattttcaaaactcaAAACGGACTTTGCATTCAGAAACCGAACAGTCAAGATGCGACAAATGCTCCGTACGGACAAGCAAAGCTTTCGGTGTGTGGGAATGCCACTCACGTGGAGGATTTCTTTGTCGTCACAAACGAGGGACAG ATCATGACCAACGAAGGCATTTGTGTCGATGCGGTTGAAAAGGGTGCCACCGAAACCAATTCTTCGATGGTCCGCATAGTCACCTGTGCCGAATCGAACCGACAGAAATGGCTGTACAATGTAAAAACGCAACAGATCGTCCAAGGAATATCGAATTTCTGCCTAACCGCTGACCAGAGTGTTGAAAAGAATTTGGACAATTTTTCTCGGCTGACTAACGAATCGTTCAATGTAACGTTAAGTGTGTGCAATGAGAGTAAACTGCaaaaatggattttgcttCCGTTCAAATGGAAGGCCTAA